CTGAGACCACGAGAAGAGAGGAACTCTCTCATAGAGATGGCGTGGAGGGTGTGGAACAGATTAAAGCAAGAGAGAACTACTGCATTCATCCTCAATGGTGGCCCTCCAAAAAATGCTTCCGTTTAGTGAATGTGAGGTTTCTTCCTTTATTCAAATACTCGACTGTGAATTCTGGCGCTAGATATTCTCTGAGTAGTGGAAGCTAGTCTGAAAAACTAGATACAAACTAAATGAACATATAGGACCATGCATAGCTATTAGGAGCCAAACAGTAAATATATCCTCTTACATGAAAAGTTATTTCAGCTACTTTGTACCGGAACCAATCTTGTCAGACCTCCTTAGCATTTAATGATAAAAAGCTTTTGTATTAATAATCTCAGTGGACATTCCTAACCCTGATGGGGAAAAAGCCCCACAGATTGATAATCTCTATGCTTAACTTAGTCTGAATGACACTTTAAGTGCAAGGAAATTTTCTACTTGCATCTGGTTTATGTCACAAATCTGATtagtagcaaaaataaaatggctttgCCATAGAGCTCCTGAAACTCAGGTGTGCTGTGTCTACATGTATGGGCTGGAATACTTGTATGAACTGTCGAATTTGTTTGGCATTTTATCTTAACTCTCCAGCATTCCAGCTGGAAGATGacagaacatattttaaagttgtcTGCTGTAACATCCTTTTATCTTAAAAGGTGTATATAAAAGATTTTGACTTTAAAATCACTGACTTTAATAATGTGTGATATATTCAAGCTTTATTAGAACTCACTCTTCAGTGCATGTAATTTTATTCAAGAAAGTTAAATAGTGCTTATTATTGTCAGTGAAAAAGTAACTCAGGATCAGAGATCCAGCAGCTCCATGCCAGGAAATTGTCACAAAAGCTGAACAGCATAGTTTACCTTTAAATACAGCTCAGCTGTTTACCACTTAAAATGATGCTGTCTGCTCAGAATCAGAAATGCCTATTCCTGATGGTGCACgcgtatttttttaaaatttatttattttatttatttatttttggctgcattgggtctttgttgccgcgtgcaggctttctctagttgtggcgagtgggggctactcttcgttgcggtgcgtgggcttctcattgcggtggcttctcttgttgcggagcacgggctctaggcatgcgggcttcagtagttgtggcacgcaggctcagtagttgtggctcatgggctcagtagttatggcacacgggctcagtagttgtggcgtgcaggctcagtagttgtggctcacgggcttagttgctctgtggcgtgtgggatcttcccggaccagggatcgaacccatgtcccctgcattagcaggcggattcttaaccactgcgccccagggaagcccggcacatGTTACTTTTTATACGGTTGTTAAATGCAGATAAAGTACGTTGCACAGCGCATGGCTGGCCTTCCATGTGGCGACTGTGGACGTGGCCCCGTTGAGGAGCTCGGCTGCGACCTCTCTCGGCCGACTGTCCGGGGGCAGCTGCGGAGAGGCTCCTGCCTGGGACCCCAGGGTGGGGGGCACTGGGGGCGGGGAGAGTAGGCTCTGTGCCCCTCCCGGGCAGCCGGCTCCCCGCAGCAGCAACCAGAACACTGCTGAGCAAGCCCGTCTCTGAGATTTCTTGTCCATCTTAAATAGCACAACTTTATGATCACAgatttaaggaaactgaggtgttCTCAGAGCCTGATCTTCACGGTGGACGTTAAAATCTTGATCACCCCGAGCACCTGCCACGTCACAcagcatcttgctttttttttttttttaatagtgatttCCATTCCTTCTTCGTTCTTTGCTCGTGGAAGATATGGCAGTTTATACATTATCGAACAAGCTTAGAGAAAGTCGTAACTTTGTAGGAAAAAAGTTACTTAACATCACCGAATGCAACGTGCGGGCAGTAGGAAGGGTTTCCTAGTGGCTGCGTTCTGCATAGTCTCACCCACGATGTGATGGGTCCAGTGCGGGCCACATCAACACCTGCAACAGAACGTCCAAACACCACATTCTGTGCGGCGGAGGGTTTTACGATGAACTTGAGAACTAAAAGGGAAGCGCACCATTTGAATTTATCCTAGACCTTGTGAAAACACGCTGGGGCTCCCCGGGCCTCGGTCCGTGCATCGTGGCCTGGCCGGGGCTGCCTGGGTGTCCCGCACCACGTGGACGGTACCCGAGGCCGGGGTGTGCTGAGGAACGTGGCCAGCTGCTCTGGGAGGTGCTTCTGTCTGCGGCCCAGGCGGCCCCGGGATCCATGCTCTGGCCGTCGGGAGCAGGCCTTGGAAAGGGCCGGGAAGCGCGTTCTCCCAAATGTGGCCCAGAGAGGGGGCGAGCGGAAGCCCTGGTTAGCGAGGGCATCTGGTGGGCCAGGTCCTGGTTAGTCACTGTTCGGTAGGTGAAGATGGGCTGGGGCTTGGCAGAAGGGGTGTGAGGCTCTTGCCTCTCCTGTCGGGAAAAATGTGAAATCATAGAAGGAAATTAATCACGTTATCCTTGCTAAAATCAGAACACACACTGGAGTCAGGTTGTGTTTTTGCTACAACTGGTGGAAGGAGGTGGTCTGACTTGAATGaacgaagaaaaaaaaagcattagatGTGGGGAAATACACAGGGAAAGTGGGGAGCAGGGGGGTTCCCAGACTGCCTCCTTCCCTAAAAGATAACGGATTTGCCTTTGAATTAGAGCCTGGACGCCAAGGCCGTCCAGAGCTCGGGGCTCACACGCGGGTCTCCGTCCCCTCCGACCTGGCATCTCGTAGCTGGCACGCGGCGGCAGTCACGTGGCCTCGGGTGAGGTCCAGGCAGGGGGAGGTGACGGGGTCCTGAACCTCCAGAGCCTGCTCGTTCGACGTCCTTGTGATCCTGGCCGCCTGACTCTCCGGAGCCATTCACCTGGTTGTCCTCATTCAGAAAGGCCGCCCTGGCTGCTGGAGGGTGGGTCCCCTTCCCTCTGACGCCTTCCTGCTCCCCGGGCTCCCCGGGGCTCCCAGCCCTTCGGCCCCATCCACCCGGGCTCTGGCCTCGGGCAGAATCAGGGTCAGGGAAGAactggggaagaagaggaaacgGAGAGCCTTTGTCAACAACCCAGGCGACTTTGTTCTATTTACACATTGCCACCCGACGCCCCCTCCAGCCTGCCCCAGCCGTCCCAGGACTTGTCCTGGGGCCCGGGCCTGTTGCTCCTGAGGCCTTTCTTATCCCAAACCTTCCTTCCCTAACCTCAGCCCCACTTCCCCCCGGACACACAGGGCCCATTTCATTCCCTAGAATCAGAGGAGGTGTTCATCACAGTTTGGGAGGGTGCGGGAGGGGATCTTGAAACCCCACTTCAGAGCCCTGAATGCACTTGCCCATGGGAATCATGACACAAGTAATGAGCATCTGCCATCACGCTTCACGCTAGCCTCTAGCGGAACTGTGCTTCGTGACGATTCTGGATTAAATAGGCTTTCATTGGCTCACGGTCTGTCTGTGCCACTCCACCGGCTGCGTGTGTTGGGCCAGTTCCCTGGTCTCTTtcagcctcggtttccccatctgcagaAATGGGGGGAGCCTGGTCTGTCACAGGACCGTTGTGAGGTTCAGATCATATAGATGTCAGTGGGGTCGGGCTCCTCCCTACCCACCCCTGACGCACACCTGCCTCTTGCATTTCACTGCACCAGCCGCCATGTATCTCTGCTCCCATAAGATAATGTTTCCCAGGTGCCAAACGCCTGACGGGCAAAGTTTCTGTTTGGGTGGCCGTCTGGCACGTAGGGCCACGGCCAAGAGTGTTCAGAGAGGACTTAGACCCTCTCCTGGtaaaaaaatatctgagaaaaaagaaattcaccaCCCAGCTCAACACCAGTTAGTAAGAGTAATAATTGTCATCCATAAAGCACGTTCTGTACTTTACATGTGTAATCTGAATTTAGGTACCTGTTTTAGGCTGATTTGTCcaccctcaaaattcatatgttgatgtcCCATTCTCCAGAATCTCGAAGTGTGACTGTATGTGTATAGGGCCTTTCAAcaggtaattaagtttaaatgaggttTCTTAGGGTGGCCCTAATTCAGCATGACTGGTGTCCTGTAAggagaggaaattaggacacagaatGCAGACTCAGTGAGAGGGCAGCCGTCTgtaagccagggagagaggcctccgaaggaaccagccctgctgaccctTCATCTGTGACTTCCAGCCCCCGGAACcatgagaaaacacatttctggtGTCAAAGCCCCCCAGTCTGTTATGGCCCCCCTCGCAGACTGATCCAGTGCCATCGTTGTCCAATTTTAGGGTAagaaaactaagacccagagagactaagtaacttgcccaagagcaCACAGCTAATTAGTGGCTGACTCGGGATtcctgctgggcctgtgctctcaGTCACTCTGCTGTGCTACCCCCAAGACCCCAGCCCAGAGTTGCCTCAAAGACTGTTTAGGTCATGTTAGAGCAAAACAGGTTAATTTTCCAGGGGTGTTTGTATGTAGAAAGTTCCAGTCTTGATAGAGACATATAAGCTTCTCTTACGGGCAGGGAGTGTGCCTGTCTTATGTCACTCTCCCCAGAATCTAGGAAGGTTCCTGGAAGGAGCTCAAGGCTGAAGTAattaaattgttttgtgtttgaaaAAAAGCAGACGAAGTAGTATGTTCGTAAGTCAGCGGTATGACTGACTTACGTAAGTGCCTTCCATGACGTATTACGAGGCATAAGGTCTTCCATGACGTATTACGAGGCGTAAGGTCTTCCATGACGTATTACGAGGCATAAGGTCTGCCGTTGTCTTTTCTGTTGATTTTGACAcctttctgcctttttaaaatacatattttaattttattggattatagttgacttacaatgttgtgttagtttcaggtgtacagcaaagtgattcagttatacatacacatatgtttcATTCTTaggttcttttctcatataggttatcccaGAATATTGGGTAGaattccccgtgctatacagtaggtccctgttggttatctatcttatatatagtcgtgtgcgATGACACCTTTACGTCTTGATGAATATCCTAAAAGCTGCTCTTCCCTGGCTCTTCAAGTAGGCTTCCTTGCTCACAAATTTAGAAAGGTCTTCTagagagttatttttaaatgttatttcttaaaatctttGTTACCCATAAAAATTGCACTCTGCCTGGCCATTTCTGCTCGGCGTGCCGACTGCCCCGGGAGGTTTGAAGGCCTTCGTGCCCGAGACTTCTGGATGGAAGTTTACTTCCATGAACCGTCCTGTGTGCCTTCTGGATTAGGACGCCATTGAATCATCACGATGCCGTGTCATTGCAGAGTTGAACTCACCTAGCTTTGAAATCAAAGGTTGAGAGGTTCATgttttcaggtgtaaagcaaattAACTCTTATGTGGAAATCTAAGTGTTTAAATTGGTCCAGTGTCCCGGCTTACTCTTTATTTCCCATGCACTTGAGTAAGACgctgaagaacaaaaagaaacagcagaagcCATTAGCTTAATTAAAGAATTGGTGTCTCAgagcttccctagtggtgcagtggttaagaatccacctgccaatgcaggggaggcgggttcgagccctggtctgggaagatcacacatgccgcggagcaactaaacccgtgcgccacaatgactgagcctgcgccctagagcccgcgagccacaactactgagcccacacgccgcaactactgaagcccaggcactctagggcctgtgctccgcaacaagagaagccaccgcagtgagaagcccgtgcaccgcaacgaagagtagcccctgctctcagcaactagagaaagcccgcgcgcagcaaccaagactcaatgcagccaaaaataaataaataaaataaatatatattttttaaaaattggtgtcGCCACTTGAAGATCCAAGTGAACGAGCGCTTATCACAGTTGTGCTGTCACCTCACGCTCCTTGCTCTGCTGCTGGCACTGAGCGGAGCACGTGTCCCGGGGCAGAGAACGCAGCCTGAGGCGGGTCTGCTCTGGAAGCCAGCGCCCAGCTCTCCGTGGTTGGAGATGATCATGATGCCTCCTTTTATTCCTCTGACCTCCCCCACCTGGCAGGGGAGTTAGAAGTAAAGGTAATTCTCAGGACCAAGCTGTCTTTACTGCAGGGAATTAAGGGAGAAGGAGGTACAAGCTACCCATAAAAGCGCTTTGGTGTCCTttcaggagaaaacaaaacatttgccGGTGGCCACAGTTTCCATGCCACGAAAACCTCCACACTGACTTAGCTGGGAGACGTGGCGGGCGAGCGGCATGGCGGGCCCCCGGTCCAGGGGCACGTCCCCATCTCTGGGGCCAACGTGCCCTCCTCCCCTCGGCTCACTTTCTACAAGGTTCCGGAATTCCGTGCATTCTAACCAGGTTAAAGCATTTTTACCTTAGGGCTTTTCCAGCTGTGTCCCTCAGGCACGGGAAGGGATAACTTTCACATTCTAGCGCAGCACTGACTCACCCGTGTGACTGAAGCAGCAATTCTGTGTTCGATGCActctgagattttctattttgttcccttttcaaAAGAAGACAGCACGTACATACAGGCTGGTCACAACCCCGTTAAACCGATTTTCTGATCCATTCGTGGTTTTTCAATCAGAATGTGAAAAATTCTGCCTTAGATTTAATGTatcagctattttttttcttccaattcaCTCATCACAACTTGTGGGAAGTCTCTGCAGTGCTGAAAGAAAGgaacaggaggaaggaggggtaCGGGTTTCCGCCCAGTGGGGCGGCTCCACTGCCCGGTGGCCCCGGGAGGGCACTGAGTGTCCTCGGATGGAGGAGAGGGTGCTGGCCTGAGAGCAGGCCAACCCTGAGGGGCGCTGAGAGCTGGGGCGGCTCTGCAAGCTCATTTTGTCCAACTTCCCGTCCAAAACGCATAAGACATTTTCTGTCCTGAtgtcttgtggggttttttttttttttttttttgtcttttgtagtAGTGGCACAGGGATGCTTTAATCATTTCAGACTTTACGCTGTTTTATCCTCTTGGTTTGCAGGTGCTCTAGcagttttttgaggaaagcagagagatcagctcgggtAATAACCAGCTTTTAGGCATTTAGCCACTGTCACCTTCTCTGCTGGTGACTGGCTGGTCACCAGCCACGGGACCCAGTCCGTCCCACATCAGGTGCGGGCGCTGCCCCTTGGACCAGGCGCCGCCCTGAGCCCTTGCCGGGTCGCCACACGCTGAGCCCCGTCCCCGCGCTGAGCTTTGCCGTGTCTCCGCAGGCCTCGGCAGGACGCGCCGGAAGACAAGCGCCCGCGATGCATCGCCCACACCCAGCATGGACGCCGAGTTCCCCGCCAACGGGGGCGGCGCCGACCGCATCTACGACCTCAGCATCCCGGCCGTGGTCAAGTTCGCGTACGCGGCCGAGCGCGAGGACGAGCTGTCGCTGGTGAAGGGCTCGCGCGTCACCGTCATGGAGAAGTGCAGCGACGGCTGGTGGCGGGGCAGCTACAACGGGCAGGTGGGCTGGTTCCCATCCAACTACGTGCTGGAGGAGCTGGACGAGGCCGCCGCCGACGCGCCCGGGGGCCCGAGCCTGCGGCCCGGCGCCGCGCTCAGCAACGGCCAGGGCGCGCGGGTCCTGCACGTGGTGCAGACGCTGTACCCCTTCAGCTCGGTCACCGAGGAGGAGCTCAACTTCGACAAGGGCGAGACCATGGAGGTGATCGAGAAGCCCGAGAACGACCCCGAGTGGTGGCGCTGCCGCAACGCGCGCGGCCACGTCGGCCTGGTGCCCAAGAACTACGTGGTGGTGCTGAGCGAAGGCCCGGCCCCGCACGCCGGCTCCGGCCCCGCGGGGCCTGCGCGCGCCGGCCGGTTCGCGGGCCGCGAGTGGTACTACGGCAACGTGACGCGCCACCAGGCCGAGTGTGCGCTCAACGCGCGGGGCGTGCAGGGCGACTTCCTCGTCCGCGACAGCGAGTCCTCGGTGAGTGCGGGGTTGCGGGGGGGGCAGAGGGGTGTGCGCGTGTGTGATGTGGACACGTGCGCGTGTGTGGTGTGGACACGTGCGCGTGTGTGGTGTGGACACGTGCGCGTGTGTGCACGGGCCGCGCAGGGCGCCTTGCTCATCAGGGACAGAGTCCTCGGTGAGTGGAACGCTCGAAGCAAGCGgagagtatgtatgtgtgtgcgtccGTACGTGTGCCATTCCCTTCTCGGGTGTGTGAATGGCCTCGAACAGCAAGGGTGTTTGGGGCTCATGTTAAGAGAGATGAACACGGTTGGTCTGTGTCCTGAGACGCCCGCTCTGCCCTGGGCTGAAATCCGCCTGGACAGCCCGGCCTGAGCCGCACCCCTTCTCCGGGGGGTGCGTTCCTGCAGACGGCACGGTAAGTACAGTGTGTTGTTAGCTTCTGAAGGTTGGCTGCCTCTTGACTGAGATCACCCCTGTTCTGTCGTGCAGactcaaatgtcattttctccCCTGGTTTCCCCCTGTTAATGACGCCGTCTCAGCCCTGGCGGTTGACCTTGTTTCCTCTCTGGGTCTGAGACACATCAGATGTTCTCAGCAAGGCGGGCACCCGGTTTCTGACACAGccttttgttggttggttggttttgctttttaagcCGTGTAATCCTCAGTACATCTCTGCCTCAGGCACCACtgagtttatttctgaaaagcttttgaagCACTTAGGAAGAGAACGGAAAGGGAAGAGGCAGCTGTTGAGAGAGAGGAGTCTGTGTGTGCGTGCGGAGTCAGCGGCATGAGCCCTCTCGACTTGGAGCAGATTGGTTTCCAGCACAGATTCGGAGGTctgtgtttcaggtgtatggccGAGCCCAGCTGGGGGAACTGGGCTGTGTCACACGAATTAgcctttctgtgttttcattgtggAGGTATTACTAAACCGGTTTTGTCGATCCCTGCAAATACACCTTCCAGAGTGAGTCCCCCCAAAAGGAGAGTTTTGAAGATAAGAGTCCAGTGTAATTACTTTGTATTGGTTCCTGCAGacttcagtttaatttttaattttttttttttttttttttggctgcattgagtcttcgttgctgcacgtgggctttctgtagctgcagcgagcgggggctactcttcgttgcagtgcatgggcttcccattgcggtggcttctcttgttgcggagcacgggctctaggcgtgcaggcttcagtagttgtggcacgcgggctcagtagttgtggcgcacgggcttagttgctccacggcatgtgggatcttcctggatcagggaacgaacctgtgtcccctgcattggcaggcggattcttaaccactgtgccaccaggtaagtcccagtttaattttttaaacgcAACCTGTAAGACTAGTAAGCTCGTGCTATGTACTGTAATTGTTGTCTTCTGAAAAGGTTGATACCACAGTAAGTAAGTGCATAGTCAAGGTTCCTGATCTGGGAGGAGTTCGAGGCCCCAGAAGTGATTTTCCCTTTCAGAGAGGGGGGCATGTGTGATGGTGGTGGAAACTGGCCCCCCTGATGGTGGCGGCAGGTCGTGGAGACGGCGGCGCCTGCCCTGTGCTTGGGCGGGCGCACAGGGCCTGAACGTTAACTGCATCTGAAGTCTGAATGctgagcttttcttttctttaaaatttttaattgaaatatagttgatttacaatcttgtgttaatttcaggtgtacagcaaagtgaatcagctgtacatgtacatatatcccctctgttttagattcttttcccatataggccattacagagtactgagtggagttccctgtgctctacagtaggtccttattcattatgtattttatatatagtagtgtgtatatgtcaatcctattCTCTCAATTTAGCCCTCCCCCCTTTATCCCCTGGTaattataagtttgttttctatatccgtgactctacttctcttttgtaaataagttcatgtgtacctttttttttagattccacatataagcgatactataaagacaaatatcatagtaTATCACTGAGGTTTTCTTATCTAGAGTTGGTGGTTTCTGGCAGGACATCACGTTAAGTTGTTCTAACGTGAGGTCAGCTCCGTGCACAGATCAGGGCGGAAGCTGCAGAGAATCGGGTCCAGAGCACTTCCAACCCTCCTGAGAGAAACTCAGAGGTAGCACCGGTAACCCGATCACAGTAGGAGGTGATCAAGGGATAGGTGTGATCCAGAGTCGAGGAGTATTGTCTTGATTTAGGAATGTTGGGTTTGAAGAGACGTCTTAGAAGGAGAGGGGTGAAAGCAGCCCCCCAGTGTGGAGACAGTGCCCCATGTCCTCTGACCGGGTCTGGGGTAGGGGACAGTCCTTGGCAGAAGGTAGAGGGGCATCGCTGGCTTAGGGAGGACCTGTCGCTTTTCCATGGGACAAACACATGCAGGCAGTGGTCACTGTCTGATCTCGGGACCGAGTCCTTTTGGAGGTGGAGGGGTACTTGCTTTATCTGGCCTCCATCCCAGAACTTGAAGAAGCTCCAGTATCACATTTGTCTCGCATTATTAGAGAAAAAGCTAACTTTTTCTAAATCATTGAAACattaattgtttatattttattttaaccattttttatgggagcctttccaaatttttttccttctgttttaactTAGAAAACCAAGCTACGACAGTTCATCGTGTGCTGGGGCCATTGATTGCCGG
The sequence above is a segment of the Physeter macrocephalus isolate SW-GA chromosome 12, ASM283717v5, whole genome shotgun sequence genome. Coding sequences within it:
- the NCK2 gene encoding cytoplasmic protein NCK2 isoform X2, coding for MTEEVIVIAKWDYTAQQDQELDIKKNERLWLLDDSKTWWRVRNAANRTGYVPSNYVERKNSLKKGSLVKNLKDTLGLGRTRRKTSARDASPTPSMDAEFPANGGGADRIYDLSIPAVVKFAYAAEREDELSLVKGSRVTVMEKCSDGWWRGSYNGQVGWFPSNYVLEELDEAAADAPGGPSLRPGAALSNGQGARVLHVVQTLYPFSSVTEEELNFDKGETMEVIEKPENDPEWWRCRNARGHVGLVPKNYVVVLSEGPAPHAGSGPAGPARAGRFAGREWYYGNVTRHQAECALNARGVQGDFLVRDSESSPSDFSVSLKASGKNKHFKVQLVDNVYCIGQRRFHTMDELVEHYKKAPIFTSEHGEKLYLVRALQ
- the NCK2 gene encoding cytoplasmic protein NCK2 isoform X1, which produces MKDDRRGHRHSQVGLHGPAGPGAGHQEERAPVAAGRLQDLVAGAKRGQQDGLRAVQLRGEEEQPEEGLPREEPQGHARDPVQKYPAGHFLEVLEFGALCLGRTRRKTSARDASPTPSMDAEFPANGGGADRIYDLSIPAVVKFAYAAEREDELSLVKGSRVTVMEKCSDGWWRGSYNGQVGWFPSNYVLEELDEAAADAPGGPSLRPGAALSNGQGARVLHVVQTLYPFSSVTEEELNFDKGETMEVIEKPENDPEWWRCRNARGHVGLVPKNYVVVLSEGPAPHAGSGPAGPARAGRFAGREWYYGNVTRHQAECALNARGVQGDFLVRDSESSPSDFSVSLKASGKNKHFKVQLVDNVYCIGQRRFHTMDELVEHYKKAPIFTSEHGEKLYLVRALQ